A window of the Microtus pennsylvanicus isolate mMicPen1 chromosome 4, mMicPen1.hap1, whole genome shotgun sequence genome harbors these coding sequences:
- the Cabyr gene encoding calcium-binding tyrosine phosphorylation-regulated protein yields the protein MISSKPRLVVPYGLKTLLEGVSRAILKTNPTNITQFAAVYFKELIVFREGNSSLDIKDLIKQFHQMKVEKWAEGVTLEKKECVKEPGRTPPVSCEPTRMEKSTDTEEDNVAGPLFSNKTTQFPSVHPELQPEETSEGVCGPSSKPATPKATTPPSSPPPAPVSAEYAYVPADPAQFAAQMLGNVPCTYSEVLMVDAATSTLDSLSAECDEEVVVSAPLVCSGEMLAVQVMSQTSAQAVVGPNSEAEPPKASSAPLQGEQEPPAYDEAPDTQATSAVHVSSVYNGMPVNEGVVYIEQIPGYVVIPFTDQVACLKEIEQSPPVSPKPVKTKTSSGMAKISVESRQIVQVENSQQQSSVHMEAEATVLLSDTALEGQPEVPAEPLDAEGFVKITSENSLHFEVEIVNIDPDNPGQEESGENAAPYSSGDPFPPAPGGFTEPEIQPDGEDAPEQV from the exons ATGATTTCTTCAAAGCCCAGACTTGTTGTACCCTATGGCCTCAAGACTCTGCTTGAGGGAGTCAGCAGGGCCATTCTCAAAACCAACCCGACAAACATCACCCAGTTTGCAGCAGTTTATTTTAAAGAACTCATTGTGTTTAGAGAAG ggAATTCATCTTTGGATATAAAAGATCTGATTAAACAGTTTCATCAGATGAAAG TAGAGAAATGGGCAGAAGGAGTGACACTGGAGAAGAAAGAATGTGTAAAAGAACCGGGAAGAACACCTCCAGTTTCCTGCGAACCTACACGAATGGaaaaatccacagacacagaggaggacAATGTAGCTGGACCACTGTTTAGTAACAAAACCACCCAGTTTCCATCAGTTCACCCTGAACTCCAGCCTGAGGAGACAAGTGAAGGAGTTTGTGGTCCTTCTTCCAAACCAGCCACACCGAAGGCCACCAccccaccatcctcaccacctccagCACCCGTCTCTGCAGAGTATGCCTATGTGCCGGCCGACCCAGCTCAGTTTGCCGCCCAGATGTTAGGTAATGTTCCATGCACATATTCTGAAGTTTTAATGGTGGACGCGGCAACGAGTACCCTGGACTCACTGAGTGCAGAGTGTGATGAAGAAGTCGTGGTGTCTGCTCCTCTGGTGTGCTCTGGAGAGATGTTAGCAGTGCAGGTTATGAGCCAAACATCTGCTCAGGCAGTTGTGGGTCCTAATTCTGAGGCTGAACCACCAAAGGCTTCCTCAGCCCCCTTGCAGGGTGAACAAGAACCTCCTGCTTACGATGAAGCTCCTGACACTCAGGCTACATCAGCCGTTCATGTATCATCTGTATATAACGGTATGCCTGTCAATGAAGGAGTTGTCTATATTGAGCAGATACCGGGATACGTAGTTATCCCGTTTACTGACCAAGTTGCTTGTCTTAAAGAAATTGAGCAGTCACCACCAGTTAGTCCCAAACCTGTAAAAACCAAGACTTCCTCAGGCATGGCTAAGATATCTGTAGAGTCTCGGCAGATTGTCCAGGTGGAGAATTCCCAACAGCAGTCCTCAGTACACATGGAGGCAGAAGCTACAGTTCTGCTCTCTGACACTGCTTTAGAGGGTCAGCCCGAGGTACCTGCAGAACCCCTGGATGCAGAGGGCTTTGTCAAAATAACCTCTGAGAATTCTCTGCACTTTGAAGTGGAGATCGTTAACATAGACCCTGACAATCCTGGCCAGGAGGAGTCAGGGGAGAACGCCGCACCCTATTCATCCGGTGACCCTTTCCCTCCTGCGCCAGGAGGCTTTACTGAACCTGAAATCCAACCAGATGGGGAAGATGCACCTGAACAGGTTTGA